From Haloarcula hispanica ATCC 33960, the proteins below share one genomic window:
- a CDS encoding dihydrofolate reductase codes for MTAPHTELVLVVAADENNVIGLDGGVPWHYPEDVRQYKDRIAGHPVILGRRTFDSMDSLTDCYTVVLTTDDSRSADSETVEYATTPQIAVDAAARAGATEAFAGDDSAEPSDSPPVTYVIGGEAVYDLFLPFAGRIFLSRIHERNEGDRYFPDLGAEWTELSREFHDGFDVIEYEQASPRPLDDL; via the coding sequence ATGACAGCACCCCACACCGAACTAGTCCTCGTAGTCGCAGCCGACGAGAACAACGTCATCGGCCTGGACGGCGGCGTCCCCTGGCACTATCCCGAGGACGTGCGCCAGTACAAGGACCGCATCGCGGGTCACCCGGTCATCCTCGGCCGCCGGACGTTCGATTCGATGGACTCGCTAACTGACTGCTACACTGTCGTTCTGACGACCGATGATAGCCGGAGCGCCGACTCCGAGACGGTCGAGTACGCCACGACGCCGCAGATAGCCGTCGATGCCGCCGCCCGCGCTGGCGCAACCGAAGCGTTCGCTGGCGACGACTCAGCCGAACCGAGCGACTCGCCACCCGTCACCTACGTCATCGGTGGCGAGGCGGTGTACGACCTGTTTCTCCCGTTTGCCGGCCGGATTTTTCTCAGCCGCATCCACGAGCGAAACGAGGGGGACCGCTACTTCCCGGACCTGGGAGCGGAATGGACGGAATTGTCCCGGGAGTTCCACGACGGGTTCGACGTTATCGAATACGAACAGGCGTCGCCGCGACCGCTCGACGACCTCTGA